The following proteins are encoded in a genomic region of Brachypodium distachyon strain Bd21 chromosome 1, Brachypodium_distachyon_v3.0, whole genome shotgun sequence:
- the LOC100843028 gene encoding stomatal closure-related actin-binding protein 1: MTRASTIDFGRKTQSQVNWSGPLRPVNVIRNKFPTYKNGANGIIIKLADDPETPSLKETVAKETADLLDRRQRLSVRELAMKFEKGLNTATLLSNEVKWRQVALLERNILLKNLMSVLESLRDRVAGKYKDEIEESVSMVDILAVQLSKREDELLQQKTEVTRIASSLKLASEDARRIVDDERANARTEIENARAAVQRVQQVLKEKEKHSHTIGKQDMDELREKGQEARRVKMLHCPSKAMDIKNEIHVLRGQFSEISASSAHLLKELKLHQIKEKDVPSYELEGLESLGSMLRVVVRCDVPLPNSSVQWFRIQHKGSKKELISGATKLVYAPEPHDVGRYLQAEINLGGEVSVAKTTGPVDPAAGLVDYVETLVRNPETEYNVIVLQVNGVNQSTDSIHVLCIGKLRMRLAKGMTVVAKEFYSPSMQLCGVRGGGDAAPQAMFWQPCEDLSLVLGFETARERNSAIMLARRFAIDCNIVLVGPGDKTPW, encoded by the exons ATGACTCGGGCATCAACTATAGATTTTGGGCGGAAGACGCAGAGTCAGGTCAATTGGTCTGGGCCGTTGCGTCCGGTCAATGTCATCAGAAATAAATTCCCTACCTACAAGAATGGTGCGAACGGGATAATTATCAAATTGGCAGATGACCCAGAAACGCCATCGCTTAAGGAGACTGTTGCCAAGGAGACAGCAGATCTGCTCGATCGGCGTCAGCGCCTCTCAGTTCGTGAGCTAGCAATGAAGTTCGAGAAGGGTCTCAATACGGCCACACTGTTGTCTAATGAG GTTAAATGGAGACAAGTGGCTCTACTGGAGCGAAACATCCTTCTGAAGAATCTAATGAGTGTATTGGAGTCACTGAGAGATCGAGTAGCTGGCAAATATAAGGATGAAATCGAGGAGTCTGTATCTATG GTGGATATTTTAGCAGTCCAGCTGTCCAAAAGAGAAGATGAGTTGCTTCAGCAGAAAACAGAGGTCACGAGAATAGCATCTTCACTGAAACTG GCTTCAGAAGATGCCAGGAGAATTGTTGATGACGAAAGAGCTAATGCTCGAACAGAGATAGAAAATGCTAGAGCTGCTGTACAAAGAGTCCAACAAGTACttaaagagaaggaaaaacatTCACATACAATTGGGAAGCAG GATATGGATGAGCTTCGGGAAAAAGGTCAAGAAGCACGAAGAGTTAAAATGCTACATTGCCCTAGCAAG GCAATGGACATAAAAAATGAGATCCATGTTCTACGTGGTCAATTTTCTGAGATATCCGCTAGCTCTGCTCATCTTTTGAAAGAG TTGAAGTTGCATCAAATCAAGGAGAAGGATGTGCCCTCATATGAGCTAGAGGGTCTTGAAAGCTTGGGCTCAATGCTGCGTGTAGTTGTCCGGTGTGATGTGCCTTTACCAAATTCATCAGTCCAGTGGTTTCGCATACAGCATAAAGGAAGCAAGAAAGAGTTAATTTCAG GTGCCACGAAGCTAGTATATGCTCCAGAACCTCATGACGTAGGGCGGTACCTGCAAGCCGAGATTAATCTAGGTGGTGAAGTCTCAGTCGCAAAGACTACTGGCCCAGTAGACCCTG CTGCAGGTTTGGTAGATTATGTAGAGACTCTTGTAAGGAATCCTGAAACCGAATATAAT GTTATTGTTCTTCAAGTGAACGGAGTCAATCAGTCTACAGACTCCATCCATGTCCTATGCATCGGGAAACTGCGGATGCGGCTCGCCAAAGGAATGACAGTCGTTGCCAAGGAATTCTATTCGCCGTCGATGCAG CTATGCGGCGTTAGAGGCGGTGGGGATGCCGCTCCTCAAGCGATGTTCTGGCAACCCTGTGAAGACCTCAGCTTGGTCCTGGGCTTCGAGACGGCCAGGGAGCGCAACTCGGCAATCATGCTCGCCCGGAGATTTGCTATCGATTGCAAT ATTGTCCTTGTCGGTCCAGGGGACAAAACTCCATGGTGA
- the LOC100842723 gene encoding putative pentatricopeptide repeat-containing protein At5g52630 isoform X2, with translation MAMLKEGQSVQSAMYVPLLHRCIETGSLGGAKALHGHMVKTGTIVDIFVATSLVNVYMRCGNSQDARNLFDEMPEKNVVTWTALITGYTLNSQPVLALEVFVEMLKLGRYPSDYTLGGMLSACVASHNIDLGKQVHGYTIKYGAASITSIGNSLCRLYTKSGNLESGIRAFKRIPDKNVITWTTMISACAEDENYTELGLNLFLDMLKGEVMPNEFTLTSVMSLCGTSLDMNLGKQVQGFCFKIGCATNLPVKNSTMYLYLRKGETEEAMRLFEEMEDNSVITWNAMISGFAQIMDSAKDDLHARSRGFQALKIFRDLVRSAMKPDLFTFSSILSVCSTMMALEQGEQIHAQTIKTGFLSDVVVNSALVNMYNKCGCIEYATKAFVEMPTRTLVTWTSMISGYSQHGRPHDAIQLFEDMILAGAKPNEITFVSLLSACSYAGLVEEAMRYFDMMQNEYHIEPLMDHYGCMIDMFVRLGRLDDAYAFIKRKGFEPNEAIWSSLVAGCRSHGNMELAFYAADRLLELKPKVVETYVLLLNMYISTGRWRDVARVRKLSKHEDLGILRDRSWITIRDKVYFFKADDRSHPQSTELYQLLETLLEKAKAIGYEPYQNTELYDSEEDGKPAAGSLKHHSERLAVALGLLKAPPGVTVRITKNITMCRDCHSSIKFFSLLANREIVVRDSKRLHKFKDGRCSCGDFGTLL, from the coding sequence ATGGCCATGCTGAAAGAAGGTCAATCGGTACAGTCAGCGATGTACGTGCCACTGCTGCACCGGTGCATCGAAACCGGGAGCCTAGGCGGCGCCAAGGCCCTGCACGGGCACATGGTGAAGACTGGAACCATTGTGGACATCTTTGTGGCAACGTCCTTGGTGAATGTGTACATGAGATGTGGGAACAGCCAAGACGCACGCAACCTGTTCGATGAAATGCCAGAGAAGAATGTCGTCACGTGGACAGCGCTTATAACGGGGTATACTCTGAATTCTCAGCCGGTGTTGGCATTAGAGGTCTTTGTTGAGATGCTGAAGCTGGGGCGGTATCCGTCGGATTACACGTTGGGTGGCATGTTGAGTGCGTGTGTTGCGTCGCACAACATTGATTTGGGCAAGCAGGTTCATGGTTACACGATTAAGTATGGGGCTGCATCGATCACAAGCATTGGTAATTCACTTTGTAGATTGTATACCAAGTCTGGAAACTTAGAGTCTGGCATCAGGGCCTTCAAGAGGATCCCTGATAAGAATGTGATCACGTGGACAACGATGATATCTGCCTGCGCCGAAGATGAGAATTATACTGAGCTTGGATTGAATTTATTTCTTGATATGCTCAAGGGGGAAGTGATGCCAAATGAGTTTACATTGACCAGTGTCATGAGCTTGTGTGGTACAAGCCTGGATATGAACCTGGGCAAGCAAGTCCAAGGTTTCTGCTTCAAAATTGGCTGCGCAACGAATCTTCCAGTAAAGAACTCGACTATGTACCTCTATCTCAGGAAGGGTGAAACCGAAGAGGCTATGCGGTTGTTTGAAGAGATGGAGGACAACAGTGTTATCACATGGAATGCAATGATCTCGGGATTTGCTCAGATCATGGACTCAGCAAAGGATGACCTCCATGCTCGTTCTAGAGGGTTCCAGGCACTAAAAATATTCCGTGATCTCGTGAGGTCTGCAATGAAGCCGGATTTGTTCACCTTCTCAAGTATCCTATCAGTCTGCAGTACCATGATGGCCTTGGAGCAGGGTGAGCAAATCCATGCACAGACGATAAAGACTGGCTTTTTGTCAGATGTTGTTGTGAACAGCGCACTGGTGAACATGTATAACAAATGTGGATGCATCGAATATGCAACCAAGGCATTTGTCGAAATGCCAACACGGACACTTGTCACATGGACTTCTATGATTTCAGGGTACTCACAGCATGGCCGACCCCATGACGCGATACAACTCTTCGAGGACATGATATTAGCTGGGGccaaaccaaatgaaatcacATTTGTAAGTCTACTGTCAGCCTGCAGCTATGCTGGTTTGGTTGAGGAAGCTATGCGCTACTTTGACATGATGCAGAATGAGTATCATATAGAACCTCTTATGGACCATTACGGTTGCATGATTGACATGTTCGTGCGGTTGGGGCGGTTGGATGATGCATATGCTTTTATCAAAAGAAAGGGTTTTGAGCCGAATGAGGCTATCTGGTCCAGTTTGGTAGCTGGATGTCGGAGTCATGGGAACATGGAACTTGCTTTCTATGCTGCTGATAGGCTGCTTGAGCTCAAGCCAAAAGTGGTCGAAACCTATGTCTTGCTGTTGAACATGTACATTTCGACAGGTAGATGGCGTGATGTGGCGAGAGTGCGGAAACTGAGCAAACACGAAGATCTTGGGATTCTTAGGGATCGTAGCTGGATTACAATCAGAGATAAGGTGTATTTCTTCAAAGCTGACGATAGAAGTCACCCTCAATCTACCGAGTTGTATCAACTATTGGAGACTTTACTGGAAAAGGCTAAGGCCATCGGGTATGAACCATATCAGAATACAGAGTTATATGACAGCGAGGAAGACGGGAAGCCTGCTGCAGGTTCACTAAAGCACCATAGTGAGAGGTTAGCTGTTGCACTGGGGCTCCTCAAAGCACCTCCTGGTGTGACAGTTCGTATCACGAAGAACATCACCATGTGCAGGGATTGCCATAGCTCGATTAAATTCTTCTCATTGCTTGCTAACAGAGAGATTGTTGTCCGGGACAGTAAACGGCTTCACAAATTCAAGGATGGCCGGTGCTCCTGTGGGGATTTTGGTACACTTCTGTGA
- the LOC100842723 gene encoding putative pentatricopeptide repeat-containing protein At5g52630 isoform X1: MASIPSLAVSGGAVATAFRAVLAADAHKPPPGSVGFDKGNSYQGSTQVLENGRLEAPPRPLDAQEAMAMLKEGQSVQSAMYVPLLHRCIETGSLGGAKALHGHMVKTGTIVDIFVATSLVNVYMRCGNSQDARNLFDEMPEKNVVTWTALITGYTLNSQPVLALEVFVEMLKLGRYPSDYTLGGMLSACVASHNIDLGKQVHGYTIKYGAASITSIGNSLCRLYTKSGNLESGIRAFKRIPDKNVITWTTMISACAEDENYTELGLNLFLDMLKGEVMPNEFTLTSVMSLCGTSLDMNLGKQVQGFCFKIGCATNLPVKNSTMYLYLRKGETEEAMRLFEEMEDNSVITWNAMISGFAQIMDSAKDDLHARSRGFQALKIFRDLVRSAMKPDLFTFSSILSVCSTMMALEQGEQIHAQTIKTGFLSDVVVNSALVNMYNKCGCIEYATKAFVEMPTRTLVTWTSMISGYSQHGRPHDAIQLFEDMILAGAKPNEITFVSLLSACSYAGLVEEAMRYFDMMQNEYHIEPLMDHYGCMIDMFVRLGRLDDAYAFIKRKGFEPNEAIWSSLVAGCRSHGNMELAFYAADRLLELKPKVVETYVLLLNMYISTGRWRDVARVRKLSKHEDLGILRDRSWITIRDKVYFFKADDRSHPQSTELYQLLETLLEKAKAIGYEPYQNTELYDSEEDGKPAAGSLKHHSERLAVALGLLKAPPGVTVRITKNITMCRDCHSSIKFFSLLANREIVVRDSKRLHKFKDGRCSCGDFGTLL, from the exons ATGGCATCCATCCCCTCCCTCGCCGTCTCCGGCGGTGCTGTCGCCACTGCCTTCAGAGCAGTCCTCGCTGCCGACGCCCacaagccgccgccgggttCCGTCGGTTTTGACAAG GGCAATTCCTATCAGGGAAGCACCCAGGTGTTGGAAAATGGCAGATTGGAGGCTCCCCCTCGGCCTCTCGATGCCCAAGAAGCAATGGCCATGCTGAAAGAAGGTCAATCGGTACAGTCAGCGATGTACGTGCCACTGCTGCACCGGTGCATCGAAACCGGGAGCCTAGGCGGCGCCAAGGCCCTGCACGGGCACATGGTGAAGACTGGAACCATTGTGGACATCTTTGTGGCAACGTCCTTGGTGAATGTGTACATGAGATGTGGGAACAGCCAAGACGCACGCAACCTGTTCGATGAAATGCCAGAGAAGAATGTCGTCACGTGGACAGCGCTTATAACGGGGTATACTCTGAATTCTCAGCCGGTGTTGGCATTAGAGGTCTTTGTTGAGATGCTGAAGCTGGGGCGGTATCCGTCGGATTACACGTTGGGTGGCATGTTGAGTGCGTGTGTTGCGTCGCACAACATTGATTTGGGCAAGCAGGTTCATGGTTACACGATTAAGTATGGGGCTGCATCGATCACAAGCATTGGTAATTCACTTTGTAGATTGTATACCAAGTCTGGAAACTTAGAGTCTGGCATCAGGGCCTTCAAGAGGATCCCTGATAAGAATGTGATCACGTGGACAACGATGATATCTGCCTGCGCCGAAGATGAGAATTATACTGAGCTTGGATTGAATTTATTTCTTGATATGCTCAAGGGGGAAGTGATGCCAAATGAGTTTACATTGACCAGTGTCATGAGCTTGTGTGGTACAAGCCTGGATATGAACCTGGGCAAGCAAGTCCAAGGTTTCTGCTTCAAAATTGGCTGCGCAACGAATCTTCCAGTAAAGAACTCGACTATGTACCTCTATCTCAGGAAGGGTGAAACCGAAGAGGCTATGCGGTTGTTTGAAGAGATGGAGGACAACAGTGTTATCACATGGAATGCAATGATCTCGGGATTTGCTCAGATCATGGACTCAGCAAAGGATGACCTCCATGCTCGTTCTAGAGGGTTCCAGGCACTAAAAATATTCCGTGATCTCGTGAGGTCTGCAATGAAGCCGGATTTGTTCACCTTCTCAAGTATCCTATCAGTCTGCAGTACCATGATGGCCTTGGAGCAGGGTGAGCAAATCCATGCACAGACGATAAAGACTGGCTTTTTGTCAGATGTTGTTGTGAACAGCGCACTGGTGAACATGTATAACAAATGTGGATGCATCGAATATGCAACCAAGGCATTTGTCGAAATGCCAACACGGACACTTGTCACATGGACTTCTATGATTTCAGGGTACTCACAGCATGGCCGACCCCATGACGCGATACAACTCTTCGAGGACATGATATTAGCTGGGGccaaaccaaatgaaatcacATTTGTAAGTCTACTGTCAGCCTGCAGCTATGCTGGTTTGGTTGAGGAAGCTATGCGCTACTTTGACATGATGCAGAATGAGTATCATATAGAACCTCTTATGGACCATTACGGTTGCATGATTGACATGTTCGTGCGGTTGGGGCGGTTGGATGATGCATATGCTTTTATCAAAAGAAAGGGTTTTGAGCCGAATGAGGCTATCTGGTCCAGTTTGGTAGCTGGATGTCGGAGTCATGGGAACATGGAACTTGCTTTCTATGCTGCTGATAGGCTGCTTGAGCTCAAGCCAAAAGTGGTCGAAACCTATGTCTTGCTGTTGAACATGTACATTTCGACAGGTAGATGGCGTGATGTGGCGAGAGTGCGGAAACTGAGCAAACACGAAGATCTTGGGATTCTTAGGGATCGTAGCTGGATTACAATCAGAGATAAGGTGTATTTCTTCAAAGCTGACGATAGAAGTCACCCTCAATCTACCGAGTTGTATCAACTATTGGAGACTTTACTGGAAAAGGCTAAGGCCATCGGGTATGAACCATATCAGAATACAGAGTTATATGACAGCGAGGAAGACGGGAAGCCTGCTGCAGGTTCACTAAAGCACCATAGTGAGAGGTTAGCTGTTGCACTGGGGCTCCTCAAAGCACCTCCTGGTGTGACAGTTCGTATCACGAAGAACATCACCATGTGCAGGGATTGCCATAGCTCGATTAAATTCTTCTCATTGCTTGCTAACAGAGAGATTGTTGTCCGGGACAGTAAACGGCTTCACAAATTCAAGGATGGCCGGTGCTCCTGTGGGGATTTTGGTACACTTCTGTGA